The Prunus dulcis chromosome 3, ALMONDv2, whole genome shotgun sequence genome segment AGAACACGTACTCTGGCTAACCCCCATAAAGAGCAAATGTACCTTTGAAAATGTCAAAATGGCATAACAATGAACTAGGAGGGGTCTGAAATTAATCCTCTGAGCTTCGATAGCCTTGCCAACAGCAGAAATTTCTATAGAGGACGCCTCGTCAGAGTCATGGGAATTTTTGTCTGATGACTCATATGACCTTCCCTTTGTAGATAAACCAGAAGAATCCTCATTTGGCACATCCTGGCCTTGTAGAACTCCCGCTTTCTCTAAGACATCCAATAATGTAGGCTGCCGGAGATTCCGGTTGGTATCTGATGTTGTTTCCTTTGATGTCTTTTTATTTGTCCTTGCGCCATTTGGAGAGATTTCCTCATGTTTTTTCTTATGGTCAAGTTTCTTTTCAATGTGCCCCATACGGTGAGGTTGGTTTAACGCAGAAGAACGGTAGACATCCACATAAGGATGAAGTTCAGGAAGAGATAGAGAGTACCTCCCAATGCAATTGTTTAACAAGCTTTCCAAAAATCTGCATTGTTAGATTGTCCCCATCAGTACTCAAGGATCAAAAGGTCATAATAAATATGCTAATCTGAATACAACATTTAAGGCGGGTATAATCAACCAGAATCCAGCCAATCAGCTAAGCTTTAGGATATAAGGCTGGCCTCTGTTAGGACAAAAAAGGTAACCCCTAAGAAATCTCATGATGCCTGTAGGATTCGGTGCCCCTCATATTTTCCTTACACTATCCAAGTATTTGTAATCATGCCTCTTTCCCTCGATTTGCCCTCATTTACAACAAAAGCTTCAAAATAGCATTCtaattttaaaactttaaaaacaaatgattTACAACATCAGAAGCTGATTTACAAATTTTGCATATGTTGTCAATGGATTAAGAACGCAAATAACATACAGAAGGTTCCTCAAACGCTTCAATAGCTTGGAAATTATATCCTCCTTTGTAGCCTGGCTTGTAAATTCAAATATCCCAGTAACTTGTGTACAGAAGGCATTGAACTGCGCATTGCATAAAATTAGTAAGAAACCACAATTCACGCATAAAGAACCATTCAAAATGAAGGCAATATATTTTAAGCTTCTTCACTTACTAGTTCCCGTATCCAATTGGCAGCGTAATATAGAGAGGCACACAAAATCTGTTTCTGCTTCCCTGTCAGAGACTTCCACTCAGATCCAAAGAAATACTGGTAATGCACAAGTCAAACACATTTCAGCACAGGTCAATGCCACCAAAACTAACAGACTACAAAAATTAGAAAGTCTAGATCAACtaaaaatgttattttaattctcAAACAACTGTGTGACTTCATCAAGGATACTTTTCTCCCAAATTTAAAATGTGGATTTTCAGCTTTCAACTTTAAATTATAAGCCAAAGTCTTGCTAGGATGCTGTTGGCAAAAGCATTTTAGTGCCCTGACCTTAGAAGAAGGCAGATGCAAAGGACAGCCAAGTAGTGCATCAATTCCACCAAGGGATCCTTGATTCGTAAGCCTTTCAATCTGAGAATTCACaagaaattccaaaattttagcgccaaactcataatttgaTCAGTTAGAAACACCATAGaactctctatatatatatatgaaatataataaaatttctatttttattttaacagtACACTTACTGCAGATAATAAAAGGAAGTTAGCAGGAAGAACTTGTAAAGAAGAAGCAGACCTGCACACACATTCCAACTTCAGCATCATAGACatcaaaggagaaaaaaaaaaacttctatACAAGAATAATATACTGTATGGCCAACACATTACTTCGATGAAGAGGAAGCTAATGGCAAAATGTTTAGACATATTGGTGATATATCACCATCCAAGTTCATCCACAGCTCCCCtacaaagggaaaaagaacataaaatttaaTCCATACTCAATTAATTGCTTATACAACACAATCCCAGTTATCATCaggacaagaaaaaaagaaaggagtaTTGCATCCCACAAATCACCTTCTAAACCACAATATGAGTCCTTAACAGCCAAATTCCCACCATCAAGATCAGACAGAAACAGAGGTTCAAACTCTCCTACATGTTTCCCAATCCTGCAATATGCAGATTAGTCTTTCCCAAATAAAGAACAACCACTTGTAACCTTAGCAAATTAAAATCAACTGACCATTCCATAACTGTTGGATGAAGTGTTTTATAATCCATCATTTCAGTCAGTTCGTCATAAAACATGATCAAAGGTAAGGGCAACTGTTTGCAAGAGTCCAAAGCTATTTTCAAGAGTTCCAAAGCCTCGTCACAATTTGATTTCTGTAGAATGATACTCAAGAATAAGAATGGTGAATACATCCCTCAATAAAGAGTTTggaaactgaaaaataaaacctaaaattGAAGTTGATTTTATGGACGACACAAAATAACATAAGTAAAATCAGCCAGACACATCAAAATATAATTCGCAAGTATCTATATTGTCTGTGTTTCCTCTAAttatcaaaagaaatttataaaatattactATCATAGACAATGCCAGTAACAAATTCGTCATCATGTGCCCCTAACTATGGAAGAGTAAAACTGATATGCTGCTGGGTCATACTTGAGATGAGGATGAACAGGTAACATCAGTTGCATCTCCTAGACAGGAAACCATCTTCAGAGTTCCGACAAGGCCCATCTTCTTGTAATTCAGCTCTGGATGACTGACCTGCGAAACAGAAAGATGAAATAGATCAATCTGTGTTACCAGAAACTGTAAAAGTTACCATATTAAAAATGCGTTGTTCAATATATTCGATCAAAAAGTTTACATTTAAGTGCTTCaagtgaaaagaaataaagtatTGGCACCTGCTTCCGTACTATCATCAAAAGTTCATTTGCAAAGGAAGAACCATATGAATCTGCACTAGACCGAGCCAAAAGTGCCAGATGGCCAAAAATCTCGTAGACCTGCACCATGTAAAAACCAGTGAAATTGTGATTTAACACTTTTGTGCCAAGagaaataatgaaatgtaGCATCCTACCTTGTGCAAATTTTCAACGCTAAATCCCTCTAAGTAATCAAGGATACCTGAATTTATGGAACAAACAACTAAGCATGCATTTCTTGGAAAATAATTACTCCAGACAAATCAATATGAAGAAAAGATTAATATCATACCATTAATATGAGAAGAAAGTGGAATTAATTGCTGTGAATATTTGGAGGCCAGCAAAGCCATTGCCTCTAAAGCAGAACTGACTTCAAAACCCACACTTGAGCCCACATGGGTAACCAGCGAACCAAGAACCTAAACAAAAGCCACAGCTAGTAGTCCCACAGTACATCCTTTTTCTAATTATCAAATAACCAACAAAGAACATATAGGCCACTTACTTCCTGTCTTGAATAAGTATCAGCAAACTCCTCAAAGAGACAAACATACATATGGATGCCAAACTCCCGGGCTTTTGGCTCTTTGCAAGCCAACAGGTACTCAgacaaagaaatgaaagataGAAAGTAATCCTAACAACAAATCAAAAAGAAGGTTCAAATAAGGCTACGGAAATACATCACTTAATTTTGAAATAAGACTGGATTCCATGAGATCAGATCATGGTCAAAGATACCTGTACCAGCTCCTTGTGTCCATGAATGCATTGATCAAACATAGCTTCCTGAATGCAATCTtcaataattttcttcttgaatACCTTTTCAATGCTCCTTTGCAGGGATTCACCATTCATGTATATCAGCATAAGTAGccatatatcaatgactttgTGATCCTGAGGTTTCTCAAGACTGTTTAACTCTTTCAAAATCTCCTGACATAGTATCTACATAGCACATAAAGAagcaaattaataattttaaggGAAATTCGAAATTTGAGAGAAGTACAAATGTTTCAAGAAACAAATGGCTGAAGACATACATTCTTAAATCGAAGACTTGATCTCAACGCATCAAGAATTGAAGCCTCTGTGTTGTCCGCACGCGACTTCCCTTTGAGTTTACTCTTTTCTGATATACAATAATTTGAAACTCCAACAAATTTTAACTGCTGACGGATCTGTGAGATTATTCTCCGTGCATTTGACAGTGTCGCTGAAAGCAGTAAAAACCTAAGCAGATGAGGCATGTGCTCCGCATCAATTGTTCTGATGCATGACAATGCTATGGTGATTACCTTCAGATTCAAGGGAAATTTAAAGTCAGGTGCAGCTCGAATTCGCAAACTAAACATGTGCAGTAGGCTTAGTTAAGTgaagtttcttgttttgtcATGTCCTAGAGTATAAGCACAAATTTGAGATTCCAatttttctcagcaaccaaacagataTTAAAGCGTAATGTGAAACCTGCTCTTGCAACAGAGGATCCAAATTAAGATTCGAAAAGGAGTCAAGCACAGGCACAACAACAGCCGAGTCTTCCTGGAGCAATTTCTCAAGAGATCGAACCACAGTCTGGTTATTCTGATCTCCGATGATCTCCGGCAACGATCCGATGAT includes the following:
- the LOC117620749 gene encoding Fanconi anemia group D2 protein homolog isoform X3, which encodes MVFLHQQIPSRKRPASSSFVPPLPPPKSSKPSTTNPTPNDVVETPAIDKMASILADAGCTLLNHSGPPCLPSDSHKLRRHLHRTFSSSKNAPSLLSDFLSGLSTYINSSKNLRRILTSSGRSESLVRHLLLVPSIQLQIQNMLLEKLPEYFHVYPEHSGPSLSLEDDIARLIINHFRWLDFIVDPNALAEKLMLVLSICPLHLKKEIIGSLPEIIGDQNNQTVVRSLEKLLQEDSAVVVPVLDSFSNLNLDPLLQEQVITIALSCIRTIDAEHMPHLLRFLLLSATLSNARRIISQIRQQLKFVGVSNYCISEKSKLKGKSRADNTEASILDALRSSLRFKNILCQEILKELNSLEKPQDHKVIDIWLLMLIYMNGESLQRSIEKVFKKKIIEDCIQEAMFDQCIHGHKELVQDYFLSFISLSEYLLACKEPKAREFGIHMYVCLFEEFADTYSRQEVLGSLVTHVGSSVGFEVSSALEAMALLASKYSQQLIPLSSHINGILDYLEGFSVENLHKVYEIFGHLALLARSSADSYGSSFANELLMIVRKQVSHPELNYKKMGLVGTLKMVSCLGDATDVTCSSSSQKSNCDEALELLKIALDSCKQLPLPLIMFYDELTEMMDYKTLHPTVMEWIGKHVGEFEPLFLSDLDGGNLAVKDSYCGLEGELWMNLDGDISPICLNILPLASSSSKSASSLQVLPANFLLLSAIERLTNQGSLGGIDALLGCPLHLPSSKYFFGSEWKSLTGKQKQILCASLYYAANWIRELFNAFCTQVTGIFEFTSQATKEDIISKLLKRLRNLLFLESLLNNCIGRYSLSLPELHPYVDVYRSSALNQPHRMGHIEKKLDHKKKHEEISPNGARTNKKTSKETTSDTNRNLRQPTLLDVLEKAGVLQGQDVPNEDSSGLSTKGRSYESSDKNSHDSDEASSIEISAVGKAIEAQRINFRPLLVHCYAILTFSKSEASCCIDAAAELPLYLYIMRDLHYKLDFFTPGKQLWGRCLSAPVGFTRLTVDGFLSKIKPLFPSIKRHFDSAVLLLKEGDETCEEHWNIQSTFAGNPNISNLVLSKSAVSTSVFKEVLHCFSAILNLPGIQTDKSALSCLLEAFQPTEIPDSLMAGIQPNLSPGTTEYLYLGAYAFFEGVLDIACSFSFMLASESLFTLESVVTSIQKFISKLEGNSKNVHSEFIQEALPTLRSKLGISAQNILRHSWDNENVENGWKRKGETVQRILRIYLDSSNSTSDLLDKLACSILPQGCLHKVVLCAA
- the LOC117620749 gene encoding Fanconi anemia group D2 protein homolog isoform X2, whose protein sequence is MVFLHQQIPSRKRPASSSFVPPLPPPKSSKPSTTNPTPNDVVETPAIDKMASILADAGCTLLNHSGPPCLPSDSHKLRRHLHRTFSSSKNAPSLLSDFLSGLSTYINSSKNLRRILTSSGRSESLVRHLLLVPSIQLQIQNMLLEKLPEYFHVYPEHSGPSLSLEDDIARLIINHFRWLDFIVDPNALAEKLMLVLSICPLHLKKEIIGSLPEIIGDQNNQTVVRSLEKLLQEDSAVVVPVLDSFSNLNLDPLLQEQVITIALSCIRTIDAEHMPHLLRFLLLSATLSNARRIISQIRQQLKFVGVSNYCISEKSKLKGKSRADNTEASILDALRSSLRFKNILCQEILKELNSLEKPQDHKVIDIWLLMLIYMNGESLQRSIEKVFKKKIIEDCIQEAMFDQCIHGHKELVQDYFLSFISLSEYLLACKEPKAREFGIHMYVCLFEEFADTYSRQEVLGSLVTHVGSSVGFEVSSALEAMALLASKYSQQLIPLSSHINGILDYLEGFSVENLHKVYEIFGHLALLARSSADSYGSSFANELLMIVRKQVSHPELNYKKMGLVGTLKMVSCLGDATDVTCSSSSQKSNCDEALELLKIALDSCKQLPLPLIMFYDELTEMMDYKTLHPTVMEWIGKHVGEFEPLFLSDLDGGNLAVKDSYCGLEGELWMNLDGDISPICLNILPLASSSSKSASSLQVLPANFLLLSAIERLTNQGSLGGIDALLGCPLHLPSSKYFFGSEWKSLTGKQKQILCASLYYAANWIRELFNAFCTQVTGIFEFTSQATKEDIISKLLKRLRNLLFLESLLNNCIGRYSLSLPELHPYVDVYRSSALNQPHRMGHIEKKLDHKKKHEEISPNGARTNKKTSKETTSDTNRNLRQPTLLDVLEKAGVLQGQDVPNEDSSGLSTKGRSYESSDKNSHDSDEASSIEISAVGKAIEAQRINFRPLLVHCYAILTFSKSEASCCIDAAAELPLYLYIMRDLHYKLDFFTPGKQLWGRCLSAPVGFTRLTVDGFLSKIKPLFPSIKRHFDSAVLLLKEGDETCEEHWNIQSTFAGNPNISNLVLSKSAVSTSVFKEVLHCFSAILNLPGIQTDKSALSCLLEAFQPTEIPDSLMAGIQPNLSPGTTEYLYLGAYAFFEGVLDIACSFSFMLASESLFTLESVVTSIQKFISKLEGNSKNVHSEFIQEALPTLRSKLGISAQNILRHSWDNENVENGWKRKGETVQRILRIYLDSSNSTSDLLDKLACSILPQALCERIGEDDHHGFPSLSSGTFVVWYKILHEENLSVLNKLVKEAVLLKKTSTRAQPETIEKLLSKLQQSVNVVVSLVNLCKTCAKVTLHAMAVGYGGKFVDSFLKVFDFLESHFQVHNEHIIHLVLELQKATRTIQTLCSEAKGLRQTSITRKIPATKRSMERFLFCVKALLHTTSNGSSFWMGMYELLFSCWRVPEHVRQH